Genomic window (Streptomyces sp. NBC_01431):
AAGCCGTAAAGGATCAGGGTGAGAAGGAGCATCCAGAGGATCATGGTGTGTCCTTGCGGGACGGGTCGGGGGCTCCCCTTGCCCCCCGGATGCTCCAAGCTACTCCCGGACAAGGGGAGTTGGCCTCTGAGTTAATGTCGGGCGCCGACGGCTGCCGACTCCGGGGCCCGGCTCAGCCCGCGGTACGGCGGCTCTCCGCGAGGCCGCGCAGGCGCTCCATCTCGCGCCGGTCGCGCTTGGTCGGACGGCCCAGACCCCGGTCGCGCACACCAGCGGCGAGGACGTCCGCGCGGGCGGGCGGCGGCGGACTGTTGTCGATGTACGCCTCGACGGCGAGCGGGGCGCCGACCCGCTTGCGCAGCAGCTTGCCGACCTTGACGACGCGCTCCCGGCCGTCCATGCGCAGCCGCACCTCGTCGCCGACCTTCACCAGGTGGGAGGCCTTCACGCGATCGCCGTTGACCTGGACGTGTCCGGCTCGGCAGGCGGTGCCCGCCTGGGAGCGCGTCTTGGTCAGCCGGACCGACCAGATCCAGCTGTCGACGCGTACGGGCCCGGTGCTGGTGCCGTTCGCTTCTTCCGCCATGCCCCGACTCTAGACGCCGCCCGGCGGGGATCCTCGCGGTTTTGCGCCACCTCGGCGCCACCTCGCTCCGAGCCGTCGGGCGAAGCCGTCGTCCGGAGCCGGTCACCCGAAGCTGTTGTCAGTGGTGTCGGTCACACTGGGGGCATGTGCAGAAGTATCAAGACGCTGAGGCCGCCGGCCATGCCGGAGGAGGCCACCGAGGACGACATCAGGGCTGCCGCGCTGCAGTACGTGCGCAAGGTGTCCGGCTTCCGGGCGCCGGCCGCGCACAACCGCGAGGTGTTCGAGCGTGCGGTGGACGAGATAGCCGAGGCGACGCGGGAACTGCTGGCCGGGCTCGAAGTGCGGGGGGCTCCCGCCAGGAAGCCCGCGTAGGGGGCGCCGGGGCCGACCCCGACCACTCCGGGCCCGGGTGCGCCCGGCTTCGGGCCCCTGTTGGTGCTGCCTGCGACCAGCGCGTGCCCGGCGTCAGGACGCCGTAGCTGTTGCCTGGGGTGGGCGCTGCATGACGTATGCCGCCAGGCCACCCGCCGCGAACAGGGCCAGCACCGACACCGCCGTGCCCAGCCAGGTCGCGCCCAGCCATGCGCCGCCGAAGTAGCCGAGCCCCACGCTGTACGTCGCCCAGGCCACGCCCGCCAGTGCCGACCACGGCAGGAACTCGCGCACCTTGCGGTGGGCCGCGCCCGCGCCCAGCGAGACGACCGAGCGCCCCGCCGGGGCGAAGCGCGCGATGACGACCAGGACGCCGCCGCCCCGGCTGAGTGCGGTGCCGAGTCGTTCCTGCGCCCGTGTCAGGCGGCGGGAGCGGGCGATGGCGCGTTCGAGGCGGGCGCCGCCGCGCCGGGCCAGGCGGTACGCCACCAGGTCGCCCAGGACGGAAGCGGCGGCGGCGCAGGCGGCGAGGGTGAGCAGATCGGTGTGCCCGGTCTGCGCGGCGGCCCCGCCACCCCCGGCGTTCGCCGAGCCGGCCGCCGTGGTGGCCGCGGTGATCACGAGCACCCCGCTGGGCAGCACGGGAAGGAAGACGTCGAGCAGGACCGAGAGCGTGACCACGGCGTAGATCCAGGGGCTCGAAGTCAACGCCCCCACACTGTCCAGCACGTGTTCGCTCCTCTGCGGCTTCTTGGCTCCCCGGACGTGAATACCGCGGTGTCGCGGGGAAGCGGCAGGGGCGGCGGTACAGCCGTACAGCGTACGCCGGGCCCTTTCGAGGTTTCTGTCAGGGGTGGGTGGTGTTACAGCACAGGGAAAGTGGAGCGGGGGTGATCGTGAGGAGCGGAGCACATGGTGTTGAAGATGTCCGCGGTACAGGCCGCCGTCGCGGCCCTGGCGGTGATCGCCTCCGGAGCAGTGGCCCAGGGTGCGGGCGGGAACGGGTTCGAGGTGCCCGCCCGGTTGCGGGCCGAGGCCCGGTTCGCTCCGCCCGGCGCGTTCCTCCCGTCCCCGGCGGTGACGTACGGCATGGACCTCGTACCCGCCGGGGCGTGGATCCAGGTCGAGCAGCGCACGGCGCCGTTCGGGCGGGAGGGGACCACGGTCGTGCTGCGGGTGCGGGGCCTCGTGCCGGGGCACGCGTACGGGGTGCATGTGCACCGGGCCCCGTGCGGCAGCAAGCCCGGGGACGCGGGGGACCACTACCGCCACCGGCCCGCCACCGCGTCGGACCAGGCGAACGAGGTGTGGCTGGACTTCACGCCCGACAAGAGCGGGAACGCCACGGCGGTCGCGCACCATGCCTGGGGGTTCCGGCCGGGCGAGGCCAACTCGGTGGTGATCCACCGGGAGCCCGGCGGAAAGGGGGACCGCCTCGCGTGCTTCACCGTGCCGTTCAGAGCGCCGGGTGAGCATCACCCGGCCGGCTGACGGCATGCCGCTGCCCGGAGTTCGGCGGCTGAACTCCGGGCAGCGGAAGGCGAGTTGAGCTACTGGCGGCGGTGGCGGGTGACGAGGGCCGGGGCGTCACCGCTCGGTGCCGGGGGCTCAGGCGGTGACGGCCTCGCGCTGGGCGTCGCCGGTCGCGGCGGTGCGGCGGCCGGCCAGGATCTGGTCGACGGCGAGCGCGCCGGGGCCGGTGAAGGCGAGGAGCAGGAAGGACCAGCAGTACATCGCGGCGGCCTCGCCGCCGTTCTGCAACGGCAGCAGCGCGGCGGACTGGTGGACGCTGAAGTACGCGTACGCCATCGAGCCGGAGGCGACCAGTGCCGCCACGCGGGTGAACAGGCCGGACAGCACCAGGATGCCGCCGACCAGCTGGATCGCGGCGGCGTACCAGCCGGGCCAGGTGCCCGCCGGGATCGAGCCACCGCCCTGTGCGCCGCCGAACACGCCGAACAGCGAGGCGGCGCCGTGGCAGGCGAAGAGCAGGCCGATGACCATGCGGAACAGGGCGAGCGCGTACGGTCGCGCGCGATCGGTGTCAAGGGTGGGGGAAGCCATGGGGGGGGCTCCTTCGGTTGGGGACGTGACCGAATGGGGTCCCCAGGTTAGGCAGCCCTCACCAATGCTTGCAAGTTCAACATTCTTAATGTCTCGTTTCAGCCGCGTGAATTGAGTCAGGAGGGCAGTCGGGGGTGAGGGCGCGGTCCATGACGGTCGTGAGCCGGGCCGGGCCCTTGTGGCGCCGCCGGGCCTGGTCGAGCCGCAGCCGCGCGGAACGGCCGCGCAGCGTGAGGGTCATGAGCTGGTTGCCGAACCAGGGGCCGCCCGTGCGGCGCCAGTTGACGGCCGCCCGCCCCGCCCGCCCGTGCCGGGCGAGCGCCCGGCCGAGGGCGCGTCCGAGCCGGCTCCAGCCGAAGCGGAATCCGGCTCGCACCGGGGCCGGAATGGAGTTGTGGACCGGCGAGCACGTCAACTGGGCGATGTGAGCGGTGGGTTGGGGCGCGGAAGTTGGCCAGAAGGGCTGGGCCACGTATGCGTGGTGCAGGTCGCCGGACAGGACGCTGATCGTGGCGGGCCCGTCCGGGCCCGTCCCCGCGCGGGCGATCAGATCGGTGAGGTGGTCGAAGGAGGCAGGGAACGCGGCCCAGTGCTCCAGATCGGCGCGCCGCCGCAGATCCTCGCCCACGCGCGCCCAGCGCCGGCCGCGCGAGCCCGCGCACAGCGCCGCGCTCCAGCCCTCGGCGTCATGGACGAACGGAGGCAGCAGCCAGGGCAGCGAAGTGCCGATCAGCAGGTGGTCGCAGTCGCCGGGCGCACCGAGCACCTGCGTCTCCAGCCACTTCGCCTCGCCCTCGTCCAGCATCGACCGCCGCCCCTCCTCCAGGACGCGGGCCGACCGGGTGTCCACCATCAGCAGCCGGGTGCGGCCGAAATCGCGCCGGTAGCTCCACCGGGCGCTCGCCGGATCCGCGTCCGCGCGG
Coding sequences:
- a CDS encoding RNA-binding S4 domain-containing protein produces the protein MAEEANGTSTGPVRVDSWIWSVRLTKTRSQAGTACRAGHVQVNGDRVKASHLVKVGDEVRLRMDGRERVVKVGKLLRKRVGAPLAVEAYIDNSPPPPARADVLAAGVRDRGLGRPTKRDRREMERLRGLAESRRTAG
- a CDS encoding DUF2277 domain-containing protein, whose protein sequence is MCRSIKTLRPPAMPEEATEDDIRAAALQYVRKVSGFRAPAAHNREVFERAVDEIAEATRELLAGLEVRGAPARKPA
- a CDS encoding DedA family protein gives rise to the protein MLDSVGALTSSPWIYAVVTLSVLLDVFLPVLPSGVLVITAATTAAGSANAGGGGAAAQTGHTDLLTLAACAAAASVLGDLVAYRLARRGGARLERAIARSRRLTRAQERLGTALSRGGGVLVVIARFAPAGRSVVSLGAGAAHRKVREFLPWSALAGVAWATYSVGLGYFGGAWLGATWLGTAVSVLALFAAGGLAAYVMQRPPQATATAS
- a CDS encoding superoxide dismutase family protein — protein: MSAVQAAVAALAVIASGAVAQGAGGNGFEVPARLRAEARFAPPGAFLPSPAVTYGMDLVPAGAWIQVEQRTAPFGREGTTVVLRVRGLVPGHAYGVHVHRAPCGSKPGDAGDHYRHRPATASDQANEVWLDFTPDKSGNATAVAHHAWGFRPGEANSVVIHREPGGKGDRLACFTVPFRAPGEHHPAG
- a CDS encoding DoxX family protein, which produces MASPTLDTDRARPYALALFRMVIGLLFACHGAASLFGVFGGAQGGGSIPAGTWPGWYAAAIQLVGGILVLSGLFTRVAALVASGSMAYAYFSVHQSAALLPLQNGGEAAAMYCWSFLLLAFTGPGALAVDQILAGRRTAATGDAQREAVTA
- a CDS encoding alkaline phosphatase D family protein translates to MAGLRLGPLLRYVDPSGQATVWVETDRPGTVRVRCADGASGTAGTFQIAGHHYALVPVSGLTPGTTTAYEVQFGGRTLWPPQDSRFPPSTIATPAEGDVELRVTFGSCRRAPNLTGTDALDALAARLAAAPGAERPDVLLLLGDQVYADAVSADTRRWLAARRDLRDAPGAEVADYEEYTRLYYESWLDPEVRWLLSTVPSCHLFDDHDVIDDWNTSAAWLAGMRSTAWWHERVVSGLMTYWVHQHLGNLSPAELAADPLYAAVRAAPDGTEALRAFAARADADPASARWSYRRDFGRTRLLMVDTRSARVLEEGRRSMLDEGEAKWLETQVLGAPGDCDHLLIGTSLPWLLPPFVHDAEGWSAALCAGSRGRRWARVGEDLRRRADLEHWAAFPASFDHLTDLIARAGTGPDGPATISVLSGDLHHAYVAQPFWPTSAPQPTAHIAQLTCSPVHNSIPAPVRAGFRFGWSRLGRALGRALARHGRAGRAAVNWRRTGGPWFGNQLMTLTLRGRSARLRLDQARRRHKGPARLTTVMDRALTPDCPPDSIHAAETRH